In Cervus canadensis isolate Bull #8, Minnesota chromosome 6, ASM1932006v1, whole genome shotgun sequence, one DNA window encodes the following:
- the ZWILCH gene encoding protein zwilch homolog isoform X1: MGWLESIIDPVDMNLRKLGEIMEDRGAWCAAVRGAAKSWTQRRDRTAATLADVQVQLISKGQPNPLKNILHENETMFIVEKVPLEKEEPSHVEELQSEETAISDLSTGENVGLLALPVGRARQLIGFYTMAHNPNMTHLKLNRPVAALPPLWVRCDGSDPEGISWLGAELLSTSSSVTGVVLYMVTCRVDKNYSVNLEDLKKSHKKRHHLSTLTASGFARYELFKSTALDDTVAASQTTITLDISWSPVDEILQTPPLSSAATLNIKVESGEPRGPLSQLHRELKFLLVLADGLRTGVTEWPESLEAKSAVELVQEFLNELNKLNEFGDSTKKDTEIMKNDAAAVDGSIECLLTVRGDLDFAEQLWCKMSSSVISYQDLVKCFTLTIQSLQRGDIQPWLHSGSCSLLSKLIHQSYHGAMDTVSLSGTVPVQMLLEIGLDKLKKDYICFFIGQELASLNHLEYFISPSVDTQEQVHRVQKLHHILEIVVSCMLFIKPQHELLFSLTQSCIKYYEQNPLDEQHIFQLPVRPTAVKDLYQNEKPQKWRVEINSGQKKVKTIWQLSDSPPVDHLNFHRPDFSELTLNGSLEERISFTNMVTCSQVHFK, from the exons atgggatggttggagagcatcatcgacccagtggacatgaatttgcgcaaacttggggagatcatggaggacagaggagcctggtgtgctgcagtccgtggggcggcaaaaagttggacacaacgtAGGGACCGAACAGCAGCAACTCTG GCTGATGTTCAAGTGCAGTTGATCAGCAAAGGCCAGCCAAACcctttgaaaaatattctacATGAAAATGAAACCATGTTTATTGTGGAAAAAGTG cctttagaaaaggaagaaccaAGTCATGTTGAAGAGCTACAGTCTGAAGAAACTGCTATTTCTGATCTCTCTACTGGTGAAAATGTTGGGCTGCTTGCTTTACCAGTTGGGAGAGCCAG GCAGTTAATTGGATTTTATACCATGGCTCACAATCCTAATATGACCCATTTGAAGCTTAATCGGCCCGTTGCTGCCCTTCCTCCCCTTTGGGTAAGGTGTGACGGTTCAGATCCTGAAGGTATCAGCTGGCTGGGAGCTGAGCTTCTCTCAACTAGTAGCAGCGTCACAGGAGTTGTCCTGTACATGGTCACCTGCAGAG TGGATAAAAATTATTCTGTAAATCTTGAAGACCTAAAAAAGTCACACAAGAAAAGACATCACTTGTCTACT TTAACAGCCAGCGGCTTTGCCCGGTATGAGCTCTTTAAGTCCACTGCCTTGGATGATACAGTTGCTGCCTCACAAACCACGATCACTTTGGATATTTCCTGGAGTCCTGTGGATGAGATTCTTCAGACCCCTCCACTCTCTTCAGCTGCAACTCTG AATATCAAGGTGGAATCGGGAGAGCCCAGAGGTCCTCTGAGTCAGCTTCACAGAGAACTGAAATTTCTCCTT GTTTTGGCTGATGGTTTGAGGACTGGTGTAACTGAATGGCCGGAGTCTCTGGAAGCAAAGTCAGCTGTTGAACTTGTGCAGGAATTTCTCAATG AGTTAAATAAGCTGAATGAATTTGGTGATTCTACAAAAAAAGACACCGAG ATAATGAAGAATGACGCTGCTGCAGTTGATGGGTCTATTGAGTGTCTTCTTACAGTGCGAGGTGATCTCGATTTTGCTGAGCAGCTGTGGTGCAAAATGAGCAGTA GTGTGATTTCTTATCAAGACTTGGTGAAGTGTTTCACGTTGACCATCCAGAGTCTACAGCGCGGTGATATACAGCCATGG CTTCATAGTGGGAGTTGCAGTTTACTGAGTAAGCTCATTCATCAGTCTTACCATGGAGCCATGGACACAGTTTCTCTCAGTGGGACTGTTCCGGTTCAGATGCTTTTGGAAATTGGCTTGGATAAACTGAAGAAAGATTATATCTGTTTTTTCATAG GTCAGGAACTTGCATCTTTGAATCATTTG gaaTATTTCATTTCTCCATCAGTAGATACACAGGAACAGGTTCATCGTGTTCAAAAACTCCACCATATTCTTGAAATAGTAGTCAGTTGCATGCTTTTCattaaacctcaacatgaactccttttttctttaacaca atcctgcataaaatattatgaacaaaATCCTCTTGATGAGCAGCACATTTTTCAGCTGCCAGTCAGACCAACTGCTGTTAAAGACTTATATCAAAA tgaGAAGCCACAGAAATGGAGAGTGGAAATAAATAGTGGTCAAAAGAAGGTGAAAACAATTTGGCAACTGAGTGACAGCCCACCTGTAGACCATCTGAATTTTCACAGACCTG ATTTTTCTGAATTAACATTAAACGGTAGCCTGGAAGAAAGGATCTCCTTTACTAACATGGTTACCTGCAGCCAGGTGCATTTCAAGTGA
- the ZWILCH gene encoding protein zwilch homolog isoform X4: MGWLESIIDPVDMNLRKLGEIMEDRGAWCAAVRGAAKSWTQRRDRTAATLADVQVQLISKGQPNPLKNILHENETMFIVEKVPLEKEEPSHVEELQSEETAISDLSTGENVGLLALPVGRARQLIGFYTMAHNPNMTHLKLNRPVAALPPLWVRCDGSDPEGISWLGAELLSTSSSVTGVVLYMVTCRVDKNYSVNLEDLKKSHKKRHHLSTLTASGFARYELFKSTALDDTVAASQTTITLDISWSPVDEILQTPPLSSAATLVLADGLRTGVTEWPESLEAKSAVELVQEFLNELNKLNEFGDSTKKDTEIMKNDAAAVDGSIECLLTVRGDLDFAEQLWCKMSSSVISYQDLVKCFTLTIQSLQRGDIQPWLHSGSCSLLSKLIHQSYHGAMDTVSLSGTVPVQMLLEIGLDKLKKDYICFFIGQELASLNHLEYFISPSVDTQEQVHRVQKLHHILEIVVSCMLFIKPQHELLFSLTQSCIKYYEQNPLDEQHIFQLPVRPTAVKDLYQNEKPQKWRVEINSGQKKVKTIWQLSDSPPVDHLNFHRPGKDDFSELTLNGSLEERISFTNMVTCSQVHFK; this comes from the exons atgggatggttggagagcatcatcgacccagtggacatgaatttgcgcaaacttggggagatcatggaggacagaggagcctggtgtgctgcagtccgtggggcggcaaaaagttggacacaacgtAGGGACCGAACAGCAGCAACTCTG GCTGATGTTCAAGTGCAGTTGATCAGCAAAGGCCAGCCAAACcctttgaaaaatattctacATGAAAATGAAACCATGTTTATTGTGGAAAAAGTG cctttagaaaaggaagaaccaAGTCATGTTGAAGAGCTACAGTCTGAAGAAACTGCTATTTCTGATCTCTCTACTGGTGAAAATGTTGGGCTGCTTGCTTTACCAGTTGGGAGAGCCAG GCAGTTAATTGGATTTTATACCATGGCTCACAATCCTAATATGACCCATTTGAAGCTTAATCGGCCCGTTGCTGCCCTTCCTCCCCTTTGGGTAAGGTGTGACGGTTCAGATCCTGAAGGTATCAGCTGGCTGGGAGCTGAGCTTCTCTCAACTAGTAGCAGCGTCACAGGAGTTGTCCTGTACATGGTCACCTGCAGAG TGGATAAAAATTATTCTGTAAATCTTGAAGACCTAAAAAAGTCACACAAGAAAAGACATCACTTGTCTACT TTAACAGCCAGCGGCTTTGCCCGGTATGAGCTCTTTAAGTCCACTGCCTTGGATGATACAGTTGCTGCCTCACAAACCACGATCACTTTGGATATTTCCTGGAGTCCTGTGGATGAGATTCTTCAGACCCCTCCACTCTCTTCAGCTGCAACTCTG GTTTTGGCTGATGGTTTGAGGACTGGTGTAACTGAATGGCCGGAGTCTCTGGAAGCAAAGTCAGCTGTTGAACTTGTGCAGGAATTTCTCAATG AGTTAAATAAGCTGAATGAATTTGGTGATTCTACAAAAAAAGACACCGAG ATAATGAAGAATGACGCTGCTGCAGTTGATGGGTCTATTGAGTGTCTTCTTACAGTGCGAGGTGATCTCGATTTTGCTGAGCAGCTGTGGTGCAAAATGAGCAGTA GTGTGATTTCTTATCAAGACTTGGTGAAGTGTTTCACGTTGACCATCCAGAGTCTACAGCGCGGTGATATACAGCCATGG CTTCATAGTGGGAGTTGCAGTTTACTGAGTAAGCTCATTCATCAGTCTTACCATGGAGCCATGGACACAGTTTCTCTCAGTGGGACTGTTCCGGTTCAGATGCTTTTGGAAATTGGCTTGGATAAACTGAAGAAAGATTATATCTGTTTTTTCATAG GTCAGGAACTTGCATCTTTGAATCATTTG gaaTATTTCATTTCTCCATCAGTAGATACACAGGAACAGGTTCATCGTGTTCAAAAACTCCACCATATTCTTGAAATAGTAGTCAGTTGCATGCTTTTCattaaacctcaacatgaactccttttttctttaacaca atcctgcataaaatattatgaacaaaATCCTCTTGATGAGCAGCACATTTTTCAGCTGCCAGTCAGACCAACTGCTGTTAAAGACTTATATCAAAA tgaGAAGCCACAGAAATGGAGAGTGGAAATAAATAGTGGTCAAAAGAAGGTGAAAACAATTTGGCAACTGAGTGACAGCCCACCTGTAGACCATCTGAATTTTCACAGACCTGGTAAAGAT GATTTTTCTGAATTAACATTAAACGGTAGCCTGGAAGAAAGGATCTCCTTTACTAACATGGTTACCTGCAGCCAGGTGCATTTCAAGTGA
- the ZWILCH gene encoding protein zwilch homolog isoform X2, with protein MWSGANRAAEEFYAVLLQEFDEEKKGICKGPFIYEADVQVQLISKGQPNPLKNILHENETMFIVEKVPLEKEEPSHVEELQSEETAISDLSTGENVGLLALPVGRARQLIGFYTMAHNPNMTHLKLNRPVAALPPLWVRCDGSDPEGISWLGAELLSTSSSVTGVVLYMVTCRVDKNYSVNLEDLKKSHKKRHHLSTLTASGFARYELFKSTALDDTVAASQTTITLDISWSPVDEILQTPPLSSAATLNIKVESGEPRGPLSQLHRELKFLLVLADGLRTGVTEWPESLEAKSAVELVQEFLNELNKLNEFGDSTKKDTEIMKNDAAAVDGSIECLLTVRGDLDFAEQLWCKMSSSVISYQDLVKCFTLTIQSLQRGDIQPWLHSGSCSLLSKLIHQSYHGAMDTVSLSGTVPVQMLLEIGLDKLKKDYICFFIGQELASLNHLEYFISPSVDTQEQVHRVQKLHHILEIVVSCMLFIKPQHELLFSLTQSCIKYYEQNPLDEQHIFQLPVRPTAVKDLYQNEKPQKWRVEINSGQKKVKTIWQLSDSPPVDHLNFHRPGKDDFSELTLNGSLEERISFTNMVTCSQVHFK; from the exons GCTGATGTTCAAGTGCAGTTGATCAGCAAAGGCCAGCCAAACcctttgaaaaatattctacATGAAAATGAAACCATGTTTATTGTGGAAAAAGTG cctttagaaaaggaagaaccaAGTCATGTTGAAGAGCTACAGTCTGAAGAAACTGCTATTTCTGATCTCTCTACTGGTGAAAATGTTGGGCTGCTTGCTTTACCAGTTGGGAGAGCCAG GCAGTTAATTGGATTTTATACCATGGCTCACAATCCTAATATGACCCATTTGAAGCTTAATCGGCCCGTTGCTGCCCTTCCTCCCCTTTGGGTAAGGTGTGACGGTTCAGATCCTGAAGGTATCAGCTGGCTGGGAGCTGAGCTTCTCTCAACTAGTAGCAGCGTCACAGGAGTTGTCCTGTACATGGTCACCTGCAGAG TGGATAAAAATTATTCTGTAAATCTTGAAGACCTAAAAAAGTCACACAAGAAAAGACATCACTTGTCTACT TTAACAGCCAGCGGCTTTGCCCGGTATGAGCTCTTTAAGTCCACTGCCTTGGATGATACAGTTGCTGCCTCACAAACCACGATCACTTTGGATATTTCCTGGAGTCCTGTGGATGAGATTCTTCAGACCCCTCCACTCTCTTCAGCTGCAACTCTG AATATCAAGGTGGAATCGGGAGAGCCCAGAGGTCCTCTGAGTCAGCTTCACAGAGAACTGAAATTTCTCCTT GTTTTGGCTGATGGTTTGAGGACTGGTGTAACTGAATGGCCGGAGTCTCTGGAAGCAAAGTCAGCTGTTGAACTTGTGCAGGAATTTCTCAATG AGTTAAATAAGCTGAATGAATTTGGTGATTCTACAAAAAAAGACACCGAG ATAATGAAGAATGACGCTGCTGCAGTTGATGGGTCTATTGAGTGTCTTCTTACAGTGCGAGGTGATCTCGATTTTGCTGAGCAGCTGTGGTGCAAAATGAGCAGTA GTGTGATTTCTTATCAAGACTTGGTGAAGTGTTTCACGTTGACCATCCAGAGTCTACAGCGCGGTGATATACAGCCATGG CTTCATAGTGGGAGTTGCAGTTTACTGAGTAAGCTCATTCATCAGTCTTACCATGGAGCCATGGACACAGTTTCTCTCAGTGGGACTGTTCCGGTTCAGATGCTTTTGGAAATTGGCTTGGATAAACTGAAGAAAGATTATATCTGTTTTTTCATAG GTCAGGAACTTGCATCTTTGAATCATTTG gaaTATTTCATTTCTCCATCAGTAGATACACAGGAACAGGTTCATCGTGTTCAAAAACTCCACCATATTCTTGAAATAGTAGTCAGTTGCATGCTTTTCattaaacctcaacatgaactccttttttctttaacaca atcctgcataaaatattatgaacaaaATCCTCTTGATGAGCAGCACATTTTTCAGCTGCCAGTCAGACCAACTGCTGTTAAAGACTTATATCAAAA tgaGAAGCCACAGAAATGGAGAGTGGAAATAAATAGTGGTCAAAAGAAGGTGAAAACAATTTGGCAACTGAGTGACAGCCCACCTGTAGACCATCTGAATTTTCACAGACCTGGTAAAGAT GATTTTTCTGAATTAACATTAAACGGTAGCCTGGAAGAAAGGATCTCCTTTACTAACATGGTTACCTGCAGCCAGGTGCATTTCAAGTGA
- the ZWILCH gene encoding protein zwilch homolog isoform X3 produces the protein MWSGANRAAEEFYAVLLQEFDEEKKGICKGPFIYEADVQVQLISKGQPNPLKNILHENETMFIVEKVPLEKEEPSHVEELQSEETAISDLSTGENVGLLALPVGRARQLIGFYTMAHNPNMTHLKLNRPVAALPPLWVRCDGSDPEGISWLGAELLSTSSSVTGVVLYMVTCRVDKNYSVNLEDLKKSHKKRHHLSTLTASGFARYELFKSTALDDTVAASQTTITLDISWSPVDEILQTPPLSSAATLNIKVESGEPRGPLSQLHRELKFLLVLADGLRTGVTEWPESLEAKSAVELVQEFLNELNKLNEFGDSTKKDTEIMKNDAAAVDGSIECLLTVRGDLDFAEQLWCKMSSSVISYQDLVKCFTLTIQSLQRGDIQPWLHSGSCSLLSKLIHQSYHGAMDTVSLSGTVPVQMLLEIGLDKLKKDYICFFIGQELASLNHLEYFISPSVDTQEQVHRVQKLHHILEIVVSCMLFIKPQHELLFSLTQSCIKYYEQNPLDEQHIFQLPVRPTAVKDLYQNEKPQKWRVEINSGQKKVKTIWQLSDSPPVDHLNFHRPDFSELTLNGSLEERISFTNMVTCSQVHFK, from the exons GCTGATGTTCAAGTGCAGTTGATCAGCAAAGGCCAGCCAAACcctttgaaaaatattctacATGAAAATGAAACCATGTTTATTGTGGAAAAAGTG cctttagaaaaggaagaaccaAGTCATGTTGAAGAGCTACAGTCTGAAGAAACTGCTATTTCTGATCTCTCTACTGGTGAAAATGTTGGGCTGCTTGCTTTACCAGTTGGGAGAGCCAG GCAGTTAATTGGATTTTATACCATGGCTCACAATCCTAATATGACCCATTTGAAGCTTAATCGGCCCGTTGCTGCCCTTCCTCCCCTTTGGGTAAGGTGTGACGGTTCAGATCCTGAAGGTATCAGCTGGCTGGGAGCTGAGCTTCTCTCAACTAGTAGCAGCGTCACAGGAGTTGTCCTGTACATGGTCACCTGCAGAG TGGATAAAAATTATTCTGTAAATCTTGAAGACCTAAAAAAGTCACACAAGAAAAGACATCACTTGTCTACT TTAACAGCCAGCGGCTTTGCCCGGTATGAGCTCTTTAAGTCCACTGCCTTGGATGATACAGTTGCTGCCTCACAAACCACGATCACTTTGGATATTTCCTGGAGTCCTGTGGATGAGATTCTTCAGACCCCTCCACTCTCTTCAGCTGCAACTCTG AATATCAAGGTGGAATCGGGAGAGCCCAGAGGTCCTCTGAGTCAGCTTCACAGAGAACTGAAATTTCTCCTT GTTTTGGCTGATGGTTTGAGGACTGGTGTAACTGAATGGCCGGAGTCTCTGGAAGCAAAGTCAGCTGTTGAACTTGTGCAGGAATTTCTCAATG AGTTAAATAAGCTGAATGAATTTGGTGATTCTACAAAAAAAGACACCGAG ATAATGAAGAATGACGCTGCTGCAGTTGATGGGTCTATTGAGTGTCTTCTTACAGTGCGAGGTGATCTCGATTTTGCTGAGCAGCTGTGGTGCAAAATGAGCAGTA GTGTGATTTCTTATCAAGACTTGGTGAAGTGTTTCACGTTGACCATCCAGAGTCTACAGCGCGGTGATATACAGCCATGG CTTCATAGTGGGAGTTGCAGTTTACTGAGTAAGCTCATTCATCAGTCTTACCATGGAGCCATGGACACAGTTTCTCTCAGTGGGACTGTTCCGGTTCAGATGCTTTTGGAAATTGGCTTGGATAAACTGAAGAAAGATTATATCTGTTTTTTCATAG GTCAGGAACTTGCATCTTTGAATCATTTG gaaTATTTCATTTCTCCATCAGTAGATACACAGGAACAGGTTCATCGTGTTCAAAAACTCCACCATATTCTTGAAATAGTAGTCAGTTGCATGCTTTTCattaaacctcaacatgaactccttttttctttaacaca atcctgcataaaatattatgaacaaaATCCTCTTGATGAGCAGCACATTTTTCAGCTGCCAGTCAGACCAACTGCTGTTAAAGACTTATATCAAAA tgaGAAGCCACAGAAATGGAGAGTGGAAATAAATAGTGGTCAAAAGAAGGTGAAAACAATTTGGCAACTGAGTGACAGCCCACCTGTAGACCATCTGAATTTTCACAGACCTG ATTTTTCTGAATTAACATTAAACGGTAGCCTGGAAGAAAGGATCTCCTTTACTAACATGGTTACCTGCAGCCAGGTGCATTTCAAGTGA